A window from Vigna angularis cultivar LongXiaoDou No.4 chromosome 7, ASM1680809v1, whole genome shotgun sequence encodes these proteins:
- the LOC108336639 gene encoding desmethyl-deoxy-podophyllotoxin synthase yields MDHYLISFLPFFLYSLSFILFVSQFLKVGKRSKNSVKRLKLPPGPWKLPVIGSLHHLVGSLPHHRFRELAKKHGPLMHLQLGEASTVVVSSPEVAKDVLKTYDAIFAQRPHQIGADIMCYGSTDIGAAPYGGYWKQLRRICSQELLSNTRVRSFRSIREAEVLNLVRYIETNTGSCVNLSEKLSCMTSVIIARTSFGEKCKDQKEFISFVKKLIKMVERLAIFDLFPSHKWLHVISWEKLKLEKLHRKFDVIIGNIITEAEKIIDEVNSLLSVLLNLKNQGALEYPLTIDNIKAVMLDMFVAGTDTSSAVIEWAMSEMLVNPKVMNTAREEVRRVCGSKGYMNEESLEELKYLKAVIKETLRLHPPGPLLVPRECRESCEVKGYTIPAGTRVIVNAWAIGRDPDYWNDPDKFYPERFMNSPIDYKGSHHEFIPFGAGRRMCPGMSFGINIIELCLAQLLYYFNWELPNGNKKNLEMTETLGAFSRRKTDLVLIPISYNPLPISSNLKF; encoded by the exons ATGGATCATTACTTGATCTCATTCTTACC CTTTTTCCTATATTCACTGAGTTTCATCCTCTTTGTTTCACAGTTTCTAAAGGTAGGAAAGAGATCCAAAAACTCAGTGAAAAGATTGAAGCTTCCCCCAGGGCCATGGAAGCTTCCTGTCATTGGAAGCTTACACCACTTAGTTGGCTCTCTACCCCATCATCGCTTCAGAGAACTTGCTAAGAAACATGGTCCTCTCATGCACCTACAACTTGGTGAGGCATCAACCGTTGTGGTTTCTTCTCCAGAAGTGGCCAAAGATGTCCTGAAAACCTATGATGCCATCTTTGCTCAAAGACCCCATCAAATTGGTGCAGACATCATGTGTTATGGTTCCACTGACATTGGCGCTGCACCATATGGGGGGTATTGGAAGCAGCTAAGAAGAATATGCTCACAAGAGCTTCTAAGCAACACACGTGTGAGGTCATTTCGATCAATAAGAGAAGCAGAAGTGCTGAATTTAGTAAGATATATTGAGACCAACACTGGTTCTTGTGTGAACCTCAGTGAGAAATTATCATGCATGACAAGTGTCATCATTGCAAGGACgtcttttggtgaaaaatgcAAGGATCAAAAAGAGTTCATTTCCTTTGTCAAGAAACTTATAAAAATGGTCGAACGTTTAGCTATTTTTGATTTGTTCCCTTCTCACAAATGGCTTCATGTGATCAGTTGGGAGAAACTTAAATTGGAGAAGTTGCACAGAAAATTTGATGTAATAATTGGAAACATCATTACAGAGGCagaaaaaattattgatgaGGTTAATAGTCTCCTCTCAGttcttctaaatttgaaaaatcaagGTGCCCTCGAATATCCTTTGACAATCGATAACATCAAGGCTGTAATGTTG GACATGTTTGTGGCTGGAACTGATACATCATCTGCAGTTATAGAATGGGCCATGTCAGAGATGTTGGTAAACCCAAAAGTAATGAACACAGCTCGAGAAGAAGTTAGAAGAGTTTGTGGTAGCAAAGGATACATGAATGAAGAATCACTTGAAGAACTAAAATATCTGAAAGCAGTGATCAAAGAAACCCTAAGATTGCACCCTCCCGGCCCTCTTCTAGTTCCAAGGGAATGTAGAGAAAGTTGTGAGGTGAAAGGGTATACAATACCTGCTGGGACTAGAGTGATAGTAAATGCATGGGCAATTGGAAGAGACCCTGATTATTGGAATGATCCAGATAAGTTTTATCCTGAGAGATTCATGAACAGTCCAATCGATTATAAAGGGTCCCATCATGAATTCATACCCTTTGGTGCTGGAAGGAGAATGTGTCCTGGCATGTCTTTTGGGATAAATATCATTGAACTTTGTCTTGCACAACTactttactattttaattgGGAACTTCCTAATGGAAACAAGAAAAACTTGGAAATGACTGAAACTTTGGGAGCCTTCTCAAGAAGAAAAACGGATCTAGTCTTGATTCCGATTTCTTACAATCCTCTTCCTATTTCTTCAAACCTTAAATTCTAA